The genomic window TTAAATCCAAGGCGATCTCTGCTCGTCTCAAGATTATCATAATTCACGACTAACTCAAAACCATTATTTTTCATCTCGCCCACATTCTCAAACGGTGCGGTCTTATCCCCTAATACGTTTGGTATTGGCAATTGAACGATAATATCGGTTGTTTTTTTATTGAAGTAATCAGCTTCTATATTCAACTTATTACCTAAGAAGCCCAAATCCACGCCAATATCCAAGGAAGAGGTAGTTTCCCAAGTAATATCCTCATCCACCAAAGCGGTTACGGCAGCACCCGGAGCCAATGAGCCTCCATAATTATAACTCAAGTCATAATTTTGGGAGATCACTGTTAAATAAGGCCAATATCCTTCAATGGTTTGATTGCCTAATTGTCCCCACGACGCACGTAGTTTCAAATTAGAAAACAGATTCAGGTTCTTAATAAACGCCTCTTCACTCAAACGCCATCCTGCAGAGAAGCCCGGAAAAACACCCCAGCGATTTCCCCGTTTAAAACGAGAGGAGGCATCGGCACGGAGATTCATCTCAAATAAATATTTATCCGCAAAGGCATAATTCAATCGACCAAAATAAGATGCCATGCGTAGACCTTCAAAATTTCCCTCTCCCTTGATACCTTCCGTTCCCGCATCCACTTGGGTTAATCCTTCTTTGGGTGGGTTGGTTCTTCGGGCAAATACGTTCTTTATACTGTAATTCTCCAATTGGGTACCAAGGATAGCGGCAACATAATGCTTATCCGCAAATCGCTTGCTATAGTTTAATGTCGCTTGGAAATTATTACGCATAGTCGATACTTGCTCTCTACTCAACACAATACCATCACGATTGTAATTTTTCGGTATCGTCTCTATGCCAGAATCCGTATATCCATAAAGGGTCTCATTATATTTATCAACCATTTTCCAATTGCCATTAGAGGCCCATGTTACTTGTAAGTTCAAGTCTTTCGTAAAATCTACGGTAGCGAAAGCATTTACAGCCATATAATCCTTGGATGTTTTAGTCGCCCCGTTCGAAGCGTCTATAACCGGCTGATAAGTCGTATACAATAAAGTACCATCATCCTTAATCGCTTCTACCGAACCGAAACGGCCATCCCGGGTATATGGAGCGATGAAAGGAGCCGCACCTTGTTGCTGTTCGAATACACGGAACAAATCAAAAGGCTCTTGGGAATTCCTACGAGTATAATTCAAACGAGCGCCAACTCTCAACCATGAATTCACTTTATACTCCACATTTGCCCGGATACCGAACCGCTCCGCCTTAGAGTTCATCAAAATACCTTCCTGACTCAAATAGTTCAAAGACAAGAAGGAAGATAGTTTCTCCGATCCACCGCGAATGGATAAATTATGCCCTGTTATTAAAGCATTCCGATAAAGAGAGTCATACCAATCCGTATTCGGGTATTTATAAGTATCTGTTCCATTAGCGAAATTAGAGATCAATGTTTCCGAGAAAAGAGGGTTCTCTCCCCCATTCACCAAAGCTTGATTCGCCATAGTCATATGCTCGGCGCTATTCGTCACTAAATCAAAATGACGTCCGATCTGCTGCATTCCGACGTAAGAGTTCAACTCTACTTGGGTTTTCTCATTATTCTTTCCCATCTTCGTCGTAACCAAAACGACACCGTTAGCGGCCTTTGATCCGTAAATAGCCGCACTAGCCGCATCCTTCAAGACTGTGATACTTTCGATGTCACTCGGATTTACTTGGCTGAATACCCCTTCTACTCCGTCAATAATCACCAACGGGTCCGAATTATTCAATGTACCCCAGCCACGAATTCTCAATTGCGCTCCATCATCTCCCGGCTTACCCGAATTCTGGCTGATCCACACGCCGGAAACCTTTCCGGAAAGTGCTTGAGAAGCATCAGTGATCGGACGGTTCGCCAATTCCTCATCAAATTTGACTGAAGAAACAGAACCCGTCAAATTCACCTTCTTCTGGGTTCCATAACCAACAACCACAACCTCTTCCAAAGCCTGTGTATCCTCCCTTAAACGTACATTCAATGAAGTCTGTCCCGCAATAGCGACAGTTGTTGGCATAAAGCCGATATAAGAAAATTGAAGTGTCGCATTATCCGATACCTCCAAAATAAATTTACCATCAAAGTCTGTTATCGTACCATTTGTAGTACCTTTCTCCACAACATTCGCTCCAATGATAGGTTCCCCTTTTGAATCGACAACAACACCCGTTATTTTTTTGGCTTGCTGGGTGACCGCATTCGCTAGAGGTTTTTCAAATAAGTAGATCTTTCCATTTTTAACTTCATAACTTAATGACGTGCCCTCCGTTATTTTATCCAATACATTTGTCAATTCTGCATTCGTAAAATTAACGCTCACTCTCCGATTCAAATCTACGATTTGTTTGCTATACGCAACACTCAACCCGGTTTGGTGGGTGATGGTAGCTAAAACTTTCTCCACTTTCGCATTGTCCAGCACAATAGAAACCCGCTGAGCCGAGGCGGTAGCCGTGAAACTCAGCAAGGATATGACTAAAAATAGAAAGGTTAACTTCATGGCATTCGGTATTTTCTCAATTAATATTAAAAGGCACCTACGCCGAGGGCTTTCTTGCTTTTCTTTCATATATTTGTATTGATTTTAATAGTTGGTATTAGAAATTTATTTTTAATACGACCGGCAGCCGAAAAGGGTAGGAGCTTTTCGGCTGTTCTTATGTTATCTATTTATGAGGAATCCATACGCATATCTATTTTAAGGTTAACACTCTGTTTCCTGCTCTCCTATCAAATAGACACACGACAAATCTAAAAGGATGAGTCGTTATAGCTAATTTTTTTATTTTTTCATCCGGACTTCTATCTTGCCCCCTTTTTCCTCGAATAGTACAGGCGTGATTTTTTCCAATTCTTTTAATACCGTGGTCAAATTGACGCTATCAGTCGTTATCGTATACGTATATCGCAAAGCGGCAGAATCCTTCACGTCAAAGGATATATCATAAGTTCGAGCCAATGTTTTCATTACGTCCGATAAAGGGGCGCTCTTAAATACGAGCACATTACGTCTCCATGCCGAATACATCTTGACATCGTGGGAACGGAGTACCTCACAACGTCCGGAAGCCTTGTTATAAACCGCTTTTTCTCCCGGGCGTAATTGATAAGATTTGAAGGATCTTGATTTCAACTCGATAGATCCTGTCTCTAAAGCGACGAATATAGCTTCTTCCTCCGGATAGGCTTTCACATCAAAGGTAGTACCCAACACTTTTATATCCATATAAGAAAGATCCACGATAAAAGGCCGATTCTTGTTCTTGGCGACCTCGAACCAAGCCTCTCCTTCCAAATAAACCTTACGTTCGGAGAGACCGAATTTTTTCGGATAACGAATACGGCTTCCCGAATTCAAATGGACCTTACTCCCATCTTGAAAAAGCACTTGCATGCGTTCCCCATTAGGTACGTACACCTCGTCATAGCCATCATCCGCCA from Parabacteroides distasonis ATCC 8503 includes these protein-coding regions:
- a CDS encoding FecR family protein — protein: MKIPDLSIIEKTLNNEATSEESCEVVRWFKTPEGQAWLAERIDQDEKTIHMGEEEAWIDHPIPSAVMYQNIMRQLRRQKIRRFIAYAAAVFIPIALIIGLFIRINSQVDLLADDGYDEVYVPNGERMQVLFQDGSKVHLNSGSRIRYPKKFGLSERKVYLEGEAWFEVAKNKNRPFIVDLSYMDIKVLGTTFDVKAYPEEEAIFVALETGSIELKSRSFKSYQLRPGEKAVYNKASGRCEVLRSHDVKMYSAWRRNVLVFKSAPLSDVMKTLARTYDISFDVKDSAALRYTYTITTDSVNLTTVLKELEKITPVLFEEKGGKIEVRMKK
- a CDS encoding TonB-dependent receptor yields the protein MKEKQESPRRRCLLILIEKIPNAMKLTFLFLVISLLSFTATASAQRVSIVLDNAKVEKVLATITHQTGLSVAYSKQIVDLNRRVSVNFTNAELTNVLDKITEGTSLSYEVKNGKIYLFEKPLANAVTQQAKKITGVVVDSKGEPIIGANVVEKGTTNGTITDFDGKFILEVSDNATLQFSYIGFMPTTVAIAGQTSLNVRLREDTQALEEVVVVGYGTQKKVNLTGSVSSVKFDEELANRPITDASQALSGKVSGVWISQNSGKPGDDGAQLRIRGWGTLNNSDPLVIIDGVEGVFSQVNPSDIESITVLKDAASAAIYGSKAANGVVLVTTKMGKNNEKTQVELNSYVGMQQIGRHFDLVTNSAEHMTMANQALVNGGENPLFSETLISNFANGTDTYKYPNTDWYDSLYRNALITGHNLSIRGGSEKLSSFLSLNYLSQEGILMNSKAERFGIRANVEYKVNSWLRVGARLNYTRRNSQEPFDLFRVFEQQQGAAPFIAPYTRDGRFGSVEAIKDDGTLLYTTYQPVIDASNGATKTSKDYMAVNAFATVDFTKDLNLQVTWASNGNWKMVDKYNETLYGYTDSGIETIPKNYNRDGIVLSREQVSTMRNNFQATLNYSKRFADKHYVAAILGTQLENYSIKNVFARRTNPPKEGLTQVDAGTEGIKGEGNFEGLRMASYFGRLNYAFADKYLFEMNLRADASSRFKRGNRWGVFPGFSAGWRLSEEAFIKNLNLFSNLKLRASWGQLGNQTIEGYWPYLTVISQNYDLSYNYGGSLAPGAAVTALVDEDITWETTSSLDIGVDLGFLGNKLNIEADYFNKKTTDIIVQLPIPNVLGDKTAPFENVGEMKNNGFELVVNYDNLETSRDRLGFNVGLNFTYIDNKVTKFQGGNSPDQLYLIREGYPYKALYGYKAVGIYQSDEEAAQHMHSNGLKPEMGNLKYEDVNNDGKLDYQDKQVLGNTIPKITYGLTAGLRYKGFDLNILFQGLGQANAFTKSGMTRMQYEWLTISDKWRDAWSPENPDSNIPMLRFDSSWDTYDSSFWVHRIDFLKLKNLQLGYAFPEWITSKLKMQRLYVYANAQNLFTIMWKKGYEGYDPERNTFDSGTNYYPTPRIFTFGINLNF